In Pseudorasbora parva isolate DD20220531a chromosome 9, ASM2467924v1, whole genome shotgun sequence, the sequence TTCTGCAAATGTAAACACGCGCTCACTTAAATAAATCTGATACATGTATCGAGCGCGCTGACCCGTTCATCTCTCCTTCTGTCGGTCactttctctcgctctctctcgctctctctctctgaccgGGCAAACGGGCAGCTACTTACCCTCTGATAGCTCCAGCTCGAGCTCCGCGAGCCGTGCTCGCACCTCCAACGGCAGCGGTAACGAATCACGGTCTGCCATTGCGACTCCAATACATCCGAGCCTCGGTGCCTCTCTGTGTCTCACGAGCACACCGTGTCTGTCAAACGTGTATTTCACGGTGCAAAAATAGACCGCATGAGTGTGAGCGCGGATGGACAGCGAGCAGAAGCGTTACTGGAGACCCGTCATCACCGGCTGGGTTTTTTCGGTTTTCGGTTACGCTCGGCTTCCTTCTGATTCCAAATTGTAGTGGTGCACAGCAGCGAAGCTGCCCGTGTTTCCACTGCGGTGCCACTGTGCCCGCTGCTGCCGTCGCGCTCACGTGACCTCGGTACTCGTTCAAACGCAGAAGAGCGTCAGTGCGCGCGCGCACCGACTCTAACGGAAAGCGGCATCTGTGTGAAGATATAACGAACTACAGTGCCATTAAACACGCCCCGGGAGATGCGTCAATAGGAGTTATTTTGAAATGTTCCCCATCTCATTGAATTTCGATTCACATCTATTTTATGAGATTCTGATGTAAGAGAATAAAATTGCAATCAATATTATTACAGAACTGATAATAGTTACTTTATTCTCTAAATACTCCATCTCGCAAAACGTACTATAGTATACAATTAGCCTACTAGTAGCCTAAATACTGTAGTCTTTTTGAACCATACTAAAGATACAGTACATAGTAGGCCTATATTGTACTATTATTTACTGCACTTTGTTAATTTATATGACAGCACAGTAGCCTACTGTAATATTAACTATAGTCGATTGTATATTTactagtctattcaaaaactaTTTAGGCTACTAGAGTAATTCTATGCCATATTGTTTTCATATGGGATGTAGCCTATTGctattgttttattataatgtttttaatacgaataattattaattattatttcatttaattaaattatgttttattttataggcctatattatGTTAGGCCTTCAAGTTTTTACAGTACATAATTGAATAACTTTAAAAATCTTTAGAGTGTTATAATGCCCCCTGCTGGTGTGTGGTAGTATGACATCAAAGAGCGGATAGTTCATAGTCAAAATGCGCATCTTTAACTCAACCGGAAATATTATATTGCTTTAAAGAacaatgttttacatttatgaatttggcttttatccaaaaaaaaatattttatttaagtaatttacattgcattaaagaaagagagagagagagagagagagagagagagagagagaatgaatgaatgaatgaatgaatgaatgaatgaatgaatgaatgaatgaatgaatgaatgaatgaatgaatgaaaatagCATCATGACAGGTTTTTTGGATTTGatttttacaaatactttattaaaacaattataaaaaacaaacctCAATCATGTTAAATTAACACACTCTGGAAAATTAAATTATAACACCATATATTGGAATTTTTTTGTAGATCGTTCATCAAACTATAATGATTAAAGTCTATTCTTGAACGAGCTTTTAACATTttgacaaatacaaaaacagcaTCATCATCTGTAGAACCTTCAACCTTATTTCGCCTACTCATAGGCTACACAGCCATCTTTGCACTTCCCAATATGAAGTTAAAGAGTTGACACTGctccctcttttttttttggaatacCTAGGCTATAacccaaaataaacaaatgtttgGAAAAAACTACACCAAACAATTAAAAAAGGTCTTCCAACATAGACAACAATGGCGAAAGACGACAACATtccatataacagtgaaaaacTCTTCTTCGTCTCGCGAAGAATACAAAAAGAGTAATCATGATTAACATCAGAGTTTAAAACAGAGATAAACGTATTTACAGCTAGCCTACAGCTTTATGTAAAACTTTCCACTGGGTTTTGACATTAATTATGTGTTGCTTTAGCCTAGTGTTGCTTTGGTCTGCATGTGGAGGTGGGTAAAATAAAGACTGCATACAATCATAAAAGAACaggaacataaataaataaaataaaaacagcgTAAAATTGCTTAGCTCGAGATAAAACCTAAACTTACAaatgtgagagaaaaaaaacaagatttgcGAGTTGTctcgtaatgttttttttttttttgcacacttcTGAGAAAAGATGTCAGAGttgcaaaaaagaaaatcaattgTGAAAAAAGACAGGAAAaaaatttagttttagtaaCACTAACaggaaaatagaaaataaagacTGTACAATCACAACAGAACAGGGTAGCCTACTTTAATAAAATAGCAAACTTAGCTCAAAAAATAACGTAGTGTTTGGACCAATCACAGGCGACTCATTAACATATACCCACCTCCTCAGTTTCACTTCGAATAGTTTACTTTGTTTTAGACAGAATAAGGGCATTACATTtagacaaaaatgaaaaatataaaccAAATATGTCTAAATGTTTGTGTTCTTCACAGAAAATATTTTATCTGtcacagttttttttctccttccAACCACAATTGAGAAGTATTTCTACCTCGTCAGGTTACATAAAGGGGCCAGAGGTCATTTTCACCGGAGCGGTAGGAAGTTCACTGTAGAGGTTACAACCTGAGTGTTAATCACTCGTCCAATCACCTCGGGGAAGGTCTGAGACAAGAGCCAATCGTTGTCCTCACAGGACATCATCTGAACAGATGAGCGAGTGCACAGAAACTTGGGTCAATACGCGGTGTCAACGCACGAGACGTTGGTAAGCGAAATAGCGAATCGACTGATGCGATCCCCGTAGACTTGGAAACACTCGCGGCTGGCGCAATGAGTTCAATGTGTGAACCAGCACAAGACGCTGGAACCCAATTCAGACTACTCTCCTACCGCTCCTTTTatccagaaaatataataatataaagctGAAAAACACTAACATTTATGGtggtaaatgtattttttgcaagTTGCATAACACTGTTCCAAGCAACTTaaagtaaatgtattattatttttgaaataCAAGCCTAGTTTGGTGTTTTAAACGGTGTTTAAAACCCAAAAACTGATAAAATTaccgttttgttttttttacagacgCTGACACATTTCTCAATAGGCTACTTAGGTCACTTTTGTAAAACTCTTCACACCGTTCTCctaaccaactttcagcttGGCAAAGCAgtatatttcacattcaaaatgcactACTACCACCAAAACACTTTATTCAGGTCTTAAATCAGCTCATTCTTCCAGAACGCTAGCAAAGGTTGACAGCCGACAAACACACTTTGTCACCCACAAAACAATGACctaaaaaacaataacaacataGCACAATGTTTTCTTATGTAAAACACGGACACATCTCTGTTTATAATTCACCCCAATATATGTTACTGGAATAAATCAGACGTGATGCAGAATTTAatcttcttctttcttctttttctttcagatgttcccttcaggggtcgccacagtgaatcatctgcctccatctagtcctagtGATGcagaatttaataataattaattaataatttgttcgatttatatagcgcctttcaaGGCATTCAaatcgctttacattgaaggggggaaaccAAACCACCACCAaagtgcagcatccacctgacggatgcaacggcagccatattgcgccagaacgctcaccacacaacagctgattggtggagaggagacagaggccaatgggcaaatttggccaggatgctggggttacacccctacgatttatcgaaggacatcctgggatttttaacgaccacagagagtcaggacctcggtttaacgtctcatccgaaggacggtgctctttgacagtacagtgtccccatcactatactggggtgttaggacccacacagaccacagggtgagcgccccctgctggcctcactaacacctctaccagcagctacctggttttcccagttggtctcccatccaggtactgaccaggctcagccctgcttagcttcagtgggaaaccagtcttgggctacagggtgatatgatATGTATGCTGCTGGTAATttgtcaatattttatttagtttatttatttttaattattagtgtAATTCCAAATTTGTATACACACCATCCACTGATACAGATAAGAGTAATGGTAATCTACTCTGTCTTCTCCATTCGGCCACAGGTTCGCATCCACATCACATCATATGTCATCTAGACCAATACACCTAAGAAAGAATCTTCTGGATTGCCTGATCCATCCCTGCCTCCCAGCCACTCTTCTTCCTCTTTCAGCCACTTCTCTATTTCTGGATGGTCATGTTTACACCACAACACAAAACTATTCAGCAGTTGTCTCCTTTTGTAATAAAATTGAAAGAGTAACACCTGTGTAGATGTTCATCTACAATGAGAATCAGCGGTGGCTGGTCCAATTGTCtttatagaattaaattaaattaaattaagatttaaaatatgtttcattaaaatattactgTAGAAATGTAGCAAATTGCTGTCttattcagttttgtattattttattgttttgaataTAGTTTGGAAAAAGTATGTAAGCATACATGGGCAAATTGGCCTGTACGTAGCCTACAAAGAGTTTTGGCAAGAATTCATGAAATTTGAGAGATGTAGTCATTGAATACATTTTGTGCCAAAGCAATGATAACCGATCCTTAGTTTAGCCCACATAGACTTCTGTTGTGCTGTGAAGTTTTTCAAAAGTGAccgtattgagaaatgtgtcctagcatctgtaaaaaaaactgtaacagCTCGCTGCTCCCGCCCTAAGACATTCACACAAAGAACGATAAAgataactaataataattaacaattTTCGAAGCAAACACTGTTGTGAAAAAAGCTAAATAAACCTGTGCAAAAATATCAAGTAAAGCAACAGTTTGCAGATCCACATAACAAAATGCAAACTGCAATTACTCATTGGTTTAAACATGactaataatttacaaagtcagtaaaatatattatttgacTTATTTatctaaaaatatttataacttaaccaagcagatctcggcaGGCATTGACTGCCACAGTGGGGAAAAGTAGGCCTAGTCAATGGCTGCCGAGATGCGAGATCTgcttacaaacattcttccaaatatcttccgttgtgttcagcagaacaaatacattcatacaggtttggaacttgAGAGTGAGAAGCCTAAAtggtgacagaattttaattttgggttaacatatatttttttaaaaacgattCTGTCAACTGTCACCTTTCTAAAGGTAATTGTTCCAAGAATTTGGGCTTCTTAAAATGGAAAGAGTAGGCTCATAAGATTTTGCCATGTTAGAATTTCCATAATCTTTTATATTCCTTTGTTTCATGACAGTGATTTCTATATCATATTAGGCATAATACAAAGTTAGCACAGTTTTACCTAGTGGGTAACTATGGTTACGCTAAATCTTTGAAAGGGCAATGAGCGCAATGAGCGCATGGCTCCGGGGCGGATATCTCGCGGGTTTATCATAGAACAGTTAACGTTACCCAAACGGCTTTCCCGTCAGAAACAGCCGCGTCGCTCACATTCACTCAGTCTCAATATTCACACACTCAAACGTTGCTTTTCTGAAGGCTGACTGCGTGGTTATGTGTGTTTCGTGCCTTCACTGCTCGGTGTTCCAGCACCGCGCCCGGATGGAAATGTGTCTTCCGGGGAAAAGCTGCGTTCAACCAACGAGACACCGAGCACAACACGCCGCACAGCCTGGACATCTGCAACTTTCAACAGAAGCTTGTGCCTTTCTAAGAACGCAGGCGGTTTGAGACGCAGATCTATGGCCAGACTTATGCGTCCTAGAGGGGAGAAGAGCCGAGGAAAATCTGACAGAGGCCCGTAAGAGCACAAACCTCTAATTTTGCTATTTCATTCTGATATTAGTGCCGTCATTCATGGATGTGCACGCAGAGGCGGGTCCGTTGCACGTGCAGACGGTGAATGAGCCACCGGGAGGCGCCACCGTGACCGCCGCACAGCTCGAGGTCCAAACGGTGCTGGGGAGCGACGGGGAGTTCAGCGAGGATGACTTGCAGACGGGCGCTGGAGCTCAAACCCCGGCAGCGGCTGATCCGATCACAGAGATCGAGAACGAGGGTGCGTGTGCAGGGACGGACACACCTGGCGAGGACAGCGCCGGGCAGAGCGCGGGGGTGAAAACGGAAACAGTGGGCTCCAGCTGCAGCAACGAGAGCTGCATCCCGACCCCAGGCTGTCGGATCTGCTTTCAAGGAGCCGAGCAGGTAAAGTCGGGCCGTTATTTCGTTCCGTCTGCGCTGTTTATTGTGGGTCTATGCGTCACGCCGACGTCTTTGGTTGTTGCCAGAATTGTGCTCCATTCAGAATTGAATTGGGGATGCCATAAATTCCTGAACTTGAACTGAGTTTGAATGAAAGTAGTAAGCAGAATGCATAATTGCTTTGCAAATTTAAATGTATGGaagctaatttatttatttagcaaatgATTTATCCAGAACGATTAATGAGTAACATCACCATTATCCATGTGTGTCAACCAGCATTAGTAgctgcaaaaacaaaacagtcaaatcgattaatcgcatctaaaataaacgttttttattttaaataatgtgtatacatatatattatatttatatatttcatgGATACTATTGTgtacatgtgcacacacacacacacacacacacacacacacacacacacacacacacacgcacgcacacacacacacatgtacaaaaacttttattttagatgtgattaatcgatttgacagtaCTAACAACTTTTGTGGACAGGATGGAAGAACaatttcccagaatgcactaCCTGGGTTGAATCTCAGAACTCCCTTTTCCTATCATTCTAATTATTCAACCTGAGTTTCACTTGCTGTGAGGTGTGGCCAATGCAATTAAAATTTAACTTCTTAAATTACAATAGAGCCAGTTCTTGATTTCTGAATCCAGATGCTCCATCCTGATGTTGGTCCTACGCAGGTAACAACATTCAAAGCAGTTCATCCAGCTGTTGACAAGTGTCAGGACAGTCTGAGTATAATGTAAACGTTGTAGACATCTTTTCAATTGATTACGGGCCTGCATAATTCATGCAATTATTAGAATATCGGAAACCTCAATGATTCATAATGCCTTAAACAGAcagtgtggtgtgtgtgtttgtgagagccATTAGAATATGCGCTGCTCCATTCATGTCTAATGCTCTTCACTTCCTGCAGCTAATGTGCTTTCTCAAGGCgccttgtgtttgtgtgtgtgcgtgtaagtgtgtgtgaatgtgtccCACACCGTTTCAGACTCATTATAGTTCCAAATGAGGATGTTTCTGAAATGATTCATGAATGCACACTtgcacagatgaatcatttCCCAACCACTCTCTGTCATTAGGTGTATAGTGTTTCATTCACTCTAGATGTTGTCCTTATTTAGACGAATCAGCTCATCTACCCCATTGTTCATGGCTTCACAAACTCAATGCTCAGCTCATCTTCAAAGGCACACGATAAAGCGGTCGTCAATCATCAGCCCAATCAGCTGTCttttatctgtgtgtgttttgattggctgattgacgtctgtgtgtgtgttgtgattggctgcagGGGGAGCTGCTGAGCCCGTGCCGCTGTGCTGGATCTGTTCGACATGCCCATCAGCAGTGTCTGCTCAAGTGGATCAGTGAGAAGGGCTCCTGGAGCTGTGAACTCTGCAATTACAGATTCAACATCCTGCCTATACATATCAAACCACCACAAcaggtaaacacacacacgtctggttcaccaTCTTTGTGGGAACTcaatagacgtaatggtttttataccatacaaactgtatattctatctcCTTACTCTAACCCATCCCCCTAAACCTagccatcacagaaaactttcagcatttttctgcattttatcattcctcatggggacctgaATTTTTTGActgtgtttgtatgttttgcCAGTGGCAGACTGTCACCATGACTCTGGTGGAGAAGGTTCAGGTCATTGCAGTGTTTCTGGGTGGCATCTTCCTATTGACCAGTGTATCGTGGCTGCTGTGGTCAGCACTGAGCCCAGAGGCACTATGGCAGCGCAGTGACATCCTGTTCCAGATCTGCTACGGCATGTATGCAGTCATGGACCTTGTGTGTATTGGTGAGACACTGATATATACACTCAAACCAAGTCAACAAAGCCATTTTCTCAAGCTAATATATGCAGATTTTGTGGGTGCATGTACATTTAACTATGGCTGACAAATCTAAAATAATCTGGAAAAAAGAAGGGCTAGGTTGACCATGTTGATTAAtcagttttaataaatgttcattttgataAACCATTATCAATTCATAAATCCCAAGATAATTTAATCTATTTCAGTTGATCCATCaacaaaccaaccaaccaataatTACAGTATGCTTTGTTACTTTTAATATGAAACCTGAAAATGTAAAGTGTCAGCTTTAAATTCTATCAATTGTCACaaaatttaatcaaaaaatgctgttttggaGAGTTAAGCGCACATGAACTATGAGTTACTTGTTATaacactaaataaaaatgactgaacatcagaaggtatgttaagagaaacaactaatacaacttATTGAAATGTCGTAATCGTAATGCAATCGCTCAATCAGTTTTTCAACAGAATGGCTTGTAAACAATATTTCACGTTACACTTAATGCCCATAACTCAatagtttgctaaaaaaaaaaaaaactatacagaagatatttattttataaaaatatttattttcaatattcattatattttttaCTTAACCTGTTAGTGATATTTCATGTATGTTTAATAAATCATGAGTTTTGTGATGGCTATGTttatatttcaacaacaaaTAATGATATTGTTAAATATAATAACCACATTGTAtgcaattgaaatatttgtataCAACTCAGTTTTTGATTAtttctctaaaaataaatagccatcttgtaggagatctcaattctctaattgcaccgcgaggatggaggagcgaggaggcttcctgaggaTTTATGTGTGAGGATACACAGGTGGATCCTTTGCagaagtgttttatcgactaaacgtgacgcacgcattaattctcctcccccttcatatcatgccacagtttattcatcattattattatgtttacatgtacaagacacaaatgtttctCAAATAACaactgacagttgcagaattatatcaaagcacaagaaaattaacaaaacaaatagaaactaatacTATAGAACGAATAAAAcgcagttaaagggttagttcacccaaatatgaaaatgatttcattaa encodes:
- the marchf11 gene encoding E3 ubiquitin-protein ligase MARCHF11 isoform X2; translated protein: MRDLLTNILPNIFRCVQQNKYIHTVPSFMDVHAEAGPLHVQTVNEPPGGATVTAAQLEVQTVLGSDGEFSEDDLQTGAGAQTPAAADPITEIENEGACAGTDTPGEDSAGQSAGVKTETVGSSCSNESCIPTPGCRICFQGAEQGELLSPCRCAGSVRHAHQQCLLKWISEKGSWSCELCNYRFNILPIHIKPPQQWQTVTMTLVEKVQVIAVFLGGIFLLTSVSWLLWSALSPEALWQRSDILFQICYGMYAVMDLVCIGLIVHEGGAVYNVLMRWRAVNLFWDVQNYDKSRDLDTTHSPHGHLWLPLTHTHTVSNTHSHTTRLESSPRCPLHLFSMCLNVTSDLSPQEQGSGELVVRVTSV
- the marchf11 gene encoding E3 ubiquitin-protein ligase MARCHF11 isoform X1; translation: MAAEMRDLLTNILPNIFRCVQQNKYIHTGLELEMPSFMDVHAEAGPLHVQTVNEPPGGATVTAAQLEVQTVLGSDGEFSEDDLQTGAGAQTPAAADPITEIENEGACAGTDTPGEDSAGQSAGVKTETVGSSCSNESCIPTPGCRICFQGAEQGELLSPCRCAGSVRHAHQQCLLKWISEKGSWSCELCNYRFNILPIHIKPPQQWQTVTMTLVEKVQVIAVFLGGIFLLTSVSWLLWSALSPEALWQRSDILFQICYGMYAVMDLVCIGLIVHEGGAVYNVLMRWRAVNLFWDVQNYDKSRDLDTTHSPHGHLWLPLTHTHTVSNTHSHTTRLESSPRCPLHLFSMCLNVTSDLSPQEQGSGELVVRVTSV